From the Heliangelus exortis chromosome 14, bHelExo1.hap1, whole genome shotgun sequence genome, one window contains:
- the NXT2 gene encoding NTF2-related export protein 2 isoform X2, with translation MDKRRRALTRLYLDKATLIWNGNAVSGQEELNKFFEMLPSTEFQVNVLDCQPVHEQATQGQTTVLVVTSGTVKFDGDKQRYFNQNFLLTAQATPTNTVWKIASDCFRFQDWAS, from the exons ATGGATAAAAGAAGAAGG GCTTTAACAAGACTTTATTTGGACAAAGCAACGTTAATTTGGAATGGTAATGCAGTGTCTGGGCAGGAAGAACTGAATAAATTTTTTGAAATGTTGCCATCTACTGAATTCCAGGTTAATGTGTTGGACTGCCAGCCCGTTCACG AGCAAGCTACTCAAGGCCAGACGACAGTCCTCGTGGTGACAAGTGGGACAGTAAAATTTGATGGCGACAAGCAGCGCTACTTCAATCAGAACTTCTTGCTGACAGCACAGGCCACACCCACCAACACAGTGTGGAAGATCGCCAGTGACTGTTTCCGCTTTCAGGACTGGGCCAGTTAG
- the NXT2 gene encoding NTF2-related export protein 2 isoform X1, translating into MAAAVDFKTYVDQACRAADEFVNIYYETMDKRRRALTRLYLDKATLIWNGNAVSGQEELNKFFEMLPSTEFQVNVLDCQPVHEQATQGQTTVLVVTSGTVKFDGDKQRYFNQNFLLTAQATPTNTVWKIASDCFRFQDWAS; encoded by the exons ATGGCCGCCGCGGTG GATTTCAAAACCTACGTGGACCAAGCTTGTAGAGCTGCAGATGAATTTGTTAACATTTATTATGAGACAATGGATAAAAGAAGAAGG GCTTTAACAAGACTTTATTTGGACAAAGCAACGTTAATTTGGAATGGTAATGCAGTGTCTGGGCAGGAAGAACTGAATAAATTTTTTGAAATGTTGCCATCTACTGAATTCCAGGTTAATGTGTTGGACTGCCAGCCCGTTCACG AGCAAGCTACTCAAGGCCAGACGACAGTCCTCGTGGTGACAAGTGGGACAGTAAAATTTGATGGCGACAAGCAGCGCTACTTCAATCAGAACTTCTTGCTGACAGCACAGGCCACACCCACCAACACAGTGTGGAAGATCGCCAGTGACTGTTTCCGCTTTCAGGACTGGGCCAGTTAG